The following proteins are co-located in the Triticum aestivum cultivar Chinese Spring chromosome 1A, IWGSC CS RefSeq v2.1, whole genome shotgun sequence genome:
- the LOC123188412 gene encoding transcription factor IIIA isoform X2, with the protein MCPMEGCNRKFSIKGNIQRHVEEFHEDGPRCGGKKEFICPEANCGKAFKYASKLQKHEESHVNLDYTEVICFEPGCMKTFTNVECFKAHNQSCHQYVQCDICDTKQLKKNFKRHQRMHEGSFVTERIKCNFKDCKRSFSKKSNLHKHIKAVHEQSRPFTCGFSGCGQKFSYKHVRDNHEKSSVHVLFEGDFVEADEQLRPHPGGRKRKPISVDTFMRKRVAAPDAPPAYSDGTEYLRWLLSG; encoded by the exons ATGTGCCCTATGGAAGGATGCAACCGTAAGTTCAGTATCAAGGGTAATATCCAGAGACATGTTGAGGAATTTCACGAGGATGGCCCTCGTTGTGGAGGCAAGAAAGAGTTCATCTGCCCAGAGGCTAACTGTGGGAAGGCGTTCAAATATGCTTCCAAGCTACAGAAACACGAGGAATCACATG TCAACTTGGATTACACTGAAGTTATCTGCTTCGAACCAGGCTGCATGAAGACTTTTACTAATGTGGAATGCTTCAAGGCCCATAACCAATCGTGTCATCAGTATGTTCAGTGTGATATCTGTGACACTAAACAGCTTAAGAAGAACTTCAAGCGGCATCAGCGAATGCATGAAGGTTCATTTGTCACTGAGAGGATTAAGTGCAACTTCAAGGATTGCAAGCGCTCATTTTCAAAG AAATCCAATTTGCACAAGCATATTAAGGCAGTTCATGAGCAGAGTAGACCTTTCACATGTGGATTCTCTGGGTGCGGCCAGAAGTTTTCATACAAGCATGTACGGGACAATCATGAGAAATCTAGTGTTCACGTGCTTTTTGAG GGCGACTTTGTGGAGGCTGATGAGCAACTCCGACCTCATCCAGGCGGCCGCAAGAGGAAGCCCATTTCAGTCGATACTTTCATGCGGAAGAGGGTAGCTGCTCCTGATGCTCCGCCTGCTTACAGTGATGGAACTGAGTATCTGAGATGGCTTTTGTCAGGTTGA
- the LOC123188412 gene encoding transcription factor IIIA isoform X1, which yields MFRYECVKHWIPRTPKCQKALNGPVSGRGDPPEKLHQECLIHALPQRPFACHVDGCPFSYSRKDHLNRHLLTHQGKLFMCPMEGCNRKFSIKGNIQRHVEEFHEDGPRCGGKKEFICPEANCGKAFKYASKLQKHEESHVNLDYTEVICFEPGCMKTFTNVECFKAHNQSCHQYVQCDICDTKQLKKNFKRHQRMHEGSFVTERIKCNFKDCKRSFSKKSNLHKHIKAVHEQSRPFTCGFSGCGQKFSYKHVRDNHEKSSVHVLFEGDFVEADEQLRPHPGGRKRKPISVDTFMRKRVAAPDAPPAYSDGTEYLRWLLSG from the exons ATGTTCAGATATGAATGTGTGAAGCATTGGATCCCAAGAACTCCAAAATGCCAGAAGGCCTTGAATGGACCAGTATCAGGAAGGGGAGACCCTCCTGAGAAGCTCCATCAAGAATGCCTCATTCACGCGCTTCCTCAG AGACCCTTTGCCTGCCATGTAGATGGTTGCCCTTTCAGCTATAGCAGGAAGGACCATTTGAACCGCCATCTGCTTACTCATCAAGGAAAACTATTCATGTGCCCTATGGAAGGATGCAACCGTAAGTTCAGTATCAAGGGTAATATCCAGAGACATGTTGAGGAATTTCACGAGGATGGCCCTCGTTGTGGAGGCAAGAAAGAGTTCATCTGCCCAGAGGCTAACTGTGGGAAGGCGTTCAAATATGCTTCCAAGCTACAGAAACACGAGGAATCACATG TCAACTTGGATTACACTGAAGTTATCTGCTTCGAACCAGGCTGCATGAAGACTTTTACTAATGTGGAATGCTTCAAGGCCCATAACCAATCGTGTCATCAGTATGTTCAGTGTGATATCTGTGACACTAAACAGCTTAAGAAGAACTTCAAGCGGCATCAGCGAATGCATGAAGGTTCATTTGTCACTGAGAGGATTAAGTGCAACTTCAAGGATTGCAAGCGCTCATTTTCAAAG AAATCCAATTTGCACAAGCATATTAAGGCAGTTCATGAGCAGAGTAGACCTTTCACATGTGGATTCTCTGGGTGCGGCCAGAAGTTTTCATACAAGCATGTACGGGACAATCATGAGAAATCTAGTGTTCACGTGCTTTTTGAG GGCGACTTTGTGGAGGCTGATGAGCAACTCCGACCTCATCCAGGCGGCCGCAAGAGGAAGCCCATTTCAGTCGATACTTTCATGCGGAAGAGGGTAGCTGCTCCTGATGCTCCGCCTGCTTACAGTGATGGAACTGAGTATCTGAGATGGCTTTTGTCAGGTTGA
- the LOC123188432 gene encoding uncharacterized protein, producing the protein MGLTSAKGIALTVSLFGLLAFLLGVIAENKKPPYGTPIKGKDVVICKFPSDPTIAMGSLSIVALVLAAFIGHVAIFYPYKGKSVPRGALFQSTSLSVFFVIAELVSALAFAMLLWATITEGHHRTSNVHHDMDTLCPTAKTGLFGGAAFLALDAALFWLVCQMLALNARADYLDEDEDEDDKGEYGQVYAADADGTKV; encoded by the exons ATGGGTTTGACTTCGGCGAAGGGGATCGCCCTCACCGTCTCCTTGTTTGGCCTCCTCGCGTTTCTGCTCGGCGTCATCGCAGAAAACAAAAAG CCTCCTTATGGAACTCCTATCAAGGGAAAGGATGTTGTCATCTGCAAGTTCCCGAGTGACCCAACGATTGCAATGGGAAGCCTGTCTATTGTGGCACTTGTTTTAGCTGCTTTCATTGGGCACGTTGCCATCTTTTACCCGTACAAGGGCAAGTCGGTTCCTCGTGGAGCGTTATTTCAGAGCACCAGCTTGTCTGTGTTCTTTGTTATTGCTGA ACTGGTATCAGCTCTGGCTTTTGCAATGCTGCTCtgggcaacgatcacggagggtCACCATCGCACCAGTAACGTTCACCACGACATGGATACCCTGTGCCCCACCGCAAAGACCGGCCTCTTTGGAGGTGCCGCTTTCCTGGCCCTTGACGCTGCTCTGTTCTGGCTTGTTTGCCAGATGCTGGCCCTTAATGCGAGGGCCGACTAtctggatgaggatgaggatgaggatgacaagGGCGAATATGGCCAGGTTTATGCTGCTGATGCCGATGGCACGAAGGTCTGA